The DNA segment AACCAGGTGCGGGACCACGGGGATTTTGATAGTAGTGATGACCACTAGGTCCACCAGCAGGTATCTGAGGTGGTGGTCCGTTGTTAATAGGGTGGTTAGGTCCGGCAGGCCAGTGTGGAGCGGCATGAGTCTGACCAACACCATGTTGCTGTGCAGGCCAACGAGAGTGCTGCTGTGGATGCTGCATTTTCTGCTTTTTGGCTGCTTCCTCGTTATGACGCATCTCTTGCCGCCTTTTCTTTGTCTGGAACTCATGTGATGATTCATATTTGGGTAGACTGTATGAAGGACACGGAACATTGTGTCTGATCATATACACCAAATGAATTTTcataacaataacaaaaattcGATACCTCTTTGGATCACACGGCAACGGATCCGTCCAAAAGTAGTCTGCATCAAGAGCATCCTTTGCAGATATTCTCTGCATCAAGAAAATGAACCAAATCTCAAAAAAAAGGCTCTTAATTTCTGCAATTTGCTAATATATTTCAGATTTAGTTTTGGTACCTGAGACGGGTCAAGCACCAACATTCTTTCCAGTAGTTCAAGGGCATGGCGGTCAAAGCTATGGTAGCAGAGAAAAATCCAAAATGAGATCTGTCCTGTATCAAAAGTGTTGCAACTGACAGAATGGCATAAACTTACTTTCGGTAGATCTCCCTTAAACGTCTTCTCAAGGGCCGAGGTGATTTCAGTTGGTCAAACCAAGGCATCTTCGAAACACCAGGCCAGTTGTTTTCGTCAGGTGATCCACAAAGTTCATAAATCTTAGTCAATTGTTCAGTCTGGAGAAAGATAACATTTGAGTGAATAATCATCTAACGCATTGCCCGAGATGTTCAAAAGATGATGAAAAAACCGACCTCGGTTTTGCCAGGCAAGATTGGTTTCCCATTCAAAAGCTCAGCAAATATGCAACCAACTGACCACATGTCAATAGCTGGTCCATATTTTGTAGCACCGAGTAACAACTCAGGGGGCCTACAGCAATAACCGATACATTAAAGATGCAAATAAAAGCTAAGGAAAGACTTATTACCTCTCTTTAATGTGTATAGCTTTCAAGTATGCATACCTATACCACAAAGTGATGACACGGTTTGTAAGATTTCCATCATGATCATGAGAATAGGAGCGTGCAAGCCCAAAATCCGCAAGCTTTAAGTTACCCTCGTTGTCAATAAGGAGGTTGGAACCTGCATCAAGATATCGTCTAGGTCAAGTAGAGAAAGTAAAGGCGAGAGAACAAATGTATATAGGGATAGTTAATCACCTTTAATATCACGATGAAGAACTTTTTTAATATGACAGTAGTGAAGCCCGGTGAGCAGTTGCTTCATGTAACACTATACATGTCGAAATGTCAGACGCAGTTAAAACAAAAAGGTTTTGCAAAAGCTACAACAAGGTATCTAGCCATGGGGTACCTTGATTTGAGGAACAGTAAATCCCTGTGTAGAACGATCAGAGAGTCCAGTCAAGTCATGATCCATGTACTCAAAGACCATGTAGATTCCGCCCTTGTATTTGTTATTATCTAAAAATGAGATCAAAGAAAGAAGCTTTAACTAGGTGACGGTAatgtacaaaaaaataataagatattGGATAAGTTTCACTAACCTGGCTTTCCTTGATCGTCTCTATCTCGACCTTCAgtaaagcaaacaaaaaaaaagacataagaATCAAATATCAAACTTAGTTTGAGGTTGGGTTGCTTGTTACCAGGCGAAGTAACAATCTCTTTCAAATGAATGACGTTTGGATGATCCAGCTTATTCAGAATTTTGATCTCCCGGATGGCTGTGATGGGAAActtgaagcaaaaaaaaaaaaggtgattGATATAAGTCATTAGCATTCAACCTTTTGTAAGCTAGTAGTGAGGTTGTAGAGCTTACCCCTTCTCTTTCATTGTCCATACGGATCTTCTTAAGAGCCACGATCTCGCCAGTTTTAATCTCTCTAGCCATGTAAACTTGGCTGCCAAATCAAAAAGCCAATAGCTTGAGATTGATGGTTACTCACAAGATCAAAAAGCTTTTAACTTTTGTGTAAGCGAGTGAAGATAAAACATCAGAGAAATCAATCTAACGATGCAAAGCTATTAGCAGCCCCAATAATACGATTTCTACAATATAAACCCTAAAGAATCAAATCAATTAGCAATTCACAATCGGTTCAGACGGAATCAAAGAAGAAAAcccagaagaggaaggaggagaAGAATACCCGTAAGTGCCTTCGCCGACCTGTTCAAGCTTCTCGAAGCAATCGACGCCACGAGATCCCCAGAACGGAGGTGGCTCCTCCATATTCAACTGCCCAAAATCCGCAATCGCCATTCTTTCTCCTCCACCGATGAATCGTATTTGGCTCCGCCCTCGTCGCCGCTCCCCCTTCGCTGAGAAACCCTAAGCTTCTTAGCGTTTTTCGGTTTATGGATCGGTttagcttttatttattttacgtgTTACTTTCCTTGCAAGTAACCCACGTTGACTGATACTCATAAAAAGGAAACTTAACTATAGTATTATATAGGTAAATGAGTAATTACTAGTTGACCAAAAGAGTGATtcatatttgtcttaattctttttctttttctttttacttgtttttattgatttctacttttcattttcttcacattTGACCAGTTTTTA comes from the Brassica rapa cultivar Chiifu-401-42 chromosome A01, CAAS_Brap_v3.01, whole genome shotgun sequence genome and includes:
- the LOC103832231 gene encoding cyclin-dependent kinase C-2 isoform X1 — protein: MAIADFGQLNMEEPPPFWGSRGVDCFEKLEQVGEGTYGQVYMAREIKTGEIVALKKIRMDNEREGFPITAIREIKILNKLDHPNVIHLKEIVTSPGNKQPNLKLSLIFDSYVFFFVCFTEGRDRDDQGKPDNNKYKGGIYMVFEYMDHDLTGLSDRSTQGFTVPQIKCYMKQLLTGLHYCHIKKVLHRDIKGSNLLIDNEGNLKLADFGLARSYSHDHDGNLTNRVITLWYRPPELLLGATKYGPAIDMWSVGCIFAELLNGKPILPGKTETEQLTKIYELCGSPDENNWPGVSKMPWFDQLKSPRPLRRRLREIYRNFDRHALELLERMLVLDPSQRISAKDALDADYFWTDPLPCDPKSLPKYESSHEFQTKKRRQEMRHNEEAAKKQKMQHPQQHSRWPAQQHGVGQTHAAPHWPAGPNHPINNGPPPQIPAGGPSGHHYYQNPRGPAPGSNGYHTSGNQTGGYNNRSRGGYSSGSFPSQGRGAPYGAGPSGGYGVRPPNYSQSGGQYGGSGRGQNPMGGARNQRYGGWQ
- the LOC103832231 gene encoding cyclin-dependent kinase C-2 isoform X2, whose product is MAIADFGQLNMEEPPPFWGSRGVDCFEKLEQVGEGTYGQVYMAREIKTGEIVALKKIRMDNEREGFPITAIREIKILNKLDHPNVIHLKEIVTSPGRDRDDQGKPDNNKYKGGIYMVFEYMDHDLTGLSDRSTQGFTVPQIKCYMKQLLTGLHYCHIKKVLHRDIKGSNLLIDNEGNLKLADFGLARSYSHDHDGNLTNRVITLWYRPPELLLGATKYGPAIDMWSVGCIFAELLNGKPILPGKTETEQLTKIYELCGSPDENNWPGVSKMPWFDQLKSPRPLRRRLREIYRNFDRHALELLERMLVLDPSQRISAKDALDADYFWTDPLPCDPKSLPKYESSHEFQTKKRRQEMRHNEEAAKKQKMQHPQQHSRWPAQQHGVGQTHAAPHWPAGPNHPINNGPPPQIPAGGPSGHHYYQNPRGPAPGSNGYHTSGNQTGGYNNRSRGGYSSGSFPSQGRGAPYGAGPSGGYGVRPPNYSQSGGQYGGSGRGQNPMGGARNQRYGGWQ